A genomic region of Halopelagius longus contains the following coding sequences:
- a CDS encoding replication factor C large subunit, whose protein sequence is MSDWTEKYRPSTLAEVRGNNKARDAFEEWAKTWDDHREAVVLHGAPGVGKTSAAHALANDMGWESVELNASDQRTADVIERFAGRAAMNTTLAGSSSGDSTGTDEGRQLVILDEADNIHGNYDRGGAGAITKLVKKSNQPIVLIANEYYDMSNGLRNAAQEIEFRDVSSRSIVPVLRDILRKEGIEFDSEALDHLAEVNKGDLRSAINDLQAAADGKERLTVEDVVTGSRDKAVGLFEFLDAVLKEDSARDALQSAYSVDETPDDLTKWVEDKVSIVYEPDELARAYEFLANADVWLGRVRASQEYSYWRYATDNLAAGVAASRDRTRGGWTRYGGAPYRSTRNKTRDDVVRKIAESGGFSMAAARRDVLPFLSAMTHHCKPRELTVAMAAHYDLDESAVSYVTGSGETTNKVQSIVEDARELRDEAIEDHAGDAFSGGVPDRDDDSADDADEGDDATDDVLDRDASDGDEDEAADEDDGQFSLTDF, encoded by the coding sequence ATGAGCGACTGGACGGAGAAGTACCGCCCCTCGACGTTGGCGGAGGTCCGCGGGAACAACAAGGCCCGCGACGCGTTCGAGGAGTGGGCGAAGACGTGGGACGACCACCGGGAGGCCGTCGTCCTCCACGGCGCGCCCGGCGTCGGCAAGACGTCCGCGGCGCACGCACTCGCCAACGACATGGGGTGGGAGTCTGTCGAACTGAACGCTTCGGACCAGCGGACGGCGGACGTCATCGAGCGATTCGCCGGTCGCGCCGCGATGAACACGACGCTCGCGGGGTCGAGTTCCGGCGACTCGACGGGCACGGACGAGGGTCGCCAACTCGTCATCTTGGACGAGGCGGACAACATCCACGGTAACTACGACAGGGGCGGCGCGGGGGCCATCACCAAACTCGTCAAGAAGTCGAACCAGCCCATCGTCCTCATCGCGAACGAGTACTACGACATGTCGAACGGGTTGCGGAACGCCGCCCAGGAGATAGAGTTCCGCGACGTGTCCTCGCGGTCCATCGTCCCCGTCCTCCGGGACATCCTCCGCAAGGAGGGCATCGAGTTCGACTCCGAGGCCCTCGACCACCTCGCGGAAGTGAACAAGGGCGACCTCCGGTCGGCCATCAACGACCTGCAGGCGGCCGCCGACGGGAAGGAGCGTCTGACAGTCGAGGACGTGGTGACCGGGTCCCGAGACAAGGCGGTCGGCCTCTTCGAGTTCCTCGACGCCGTCCTCAAGGAGGACTCGGCCCGCGACGCCCTCCAGTCGGCGTACTCGGTGGACGAGACGCCGGACGACCTCACGAAGTGGGTCGAGGACAAGGTGTCAATCGTCTACGAACCCGACGAACTCGCCCGCGCCTACGAGTTCCTCGCCAACGCCGACGTGTGGTTGGGGCGCGTCCGGGCGTCGCAGGAGTACTCCTACTGGCGGTACGCGACGGACAACCTCGCCGCCGGCGTCGCCGCCTCGCGGGACCGAACCCGCGGCGGGTGGACGCGGTACGGCGGCGCGCCCTACCGTTCGACGCGGAACAAGACCCGCGACGACGTGGTGCGGAAGATAGCCGAATCCGGCGGGTTCAGCATGGCCGCCGCGCGGCGCGACGTGTTGCCGTTCCTCTCGGCGATGACCCACCACTGCAAGCCGCGGGAGTTGACCGTGGCGATGGCCGCCCACTACGACCTCGACGAGTCGGCCGTCTCCTACGTCACCGGAAGCGGCGAGACGACGAACAAGGTCCAGTCCATCGTCGAAGACGCCCGAGAACTCCGCGACGAGGCCATCGAGGACCACGCGGGCGACGCCTTCTCCGGCGGCGTTCCGGACCGAGACGACGACTCGGCGGACGACGCCGACGAGGGCGACGACGCGACGGACGACGTACTCGACAGGGACGCGTCCGACGGCGACGAAGACGAGGCGGCCGACGAGGACGACGGACAGTTCAGCCTGACGGACTTCTGA
- a CDS encoding heavy metal translocating P-type ATPase: MSPADAQYDIGGMSCSFCAESIRKAYERTEGVEEVNVSLAHEEVRVRYDSGALGEVELKDTLRDLGYTIRDPDKQKRFEEQQREVEEAARRLTLAGAAALVTVGLMLFMILVRGTFESGALWMDLATLSLAVGTMFGPGRYIAAKAYNSLRRRIFNQHVLLEAGAFAGLIGGVLGLFVFPGFPTVHFFAVSVFITAYHILSEYTSLIVRTRASRAVQGLLDLRPDTARRVRGGEESGAPRADSDAEEVEVTELETGDRVRVKPGESIPVDGTVLDGESAVDESVATGESVPVDKAPGDEVIGGSVNDTGTLLVEVTATGDDAFLTRVTRQIEEARAMKPGVVQLADRVLKYFVPGVLTVAVASFLFWVLVPAVWSGGPFGTGPNVQRGAFAALAVLVLGYPCALGMATPLALVRGGGIAANRGILMRSGDAFQIFRDVDTVVLDKTGTVTKGEPAVEEVVAVECAASDVIRRAAAAEAFSEHPLADAVLDCAAERGVEFPDPDEFDSVTGKGVRAGVGEERILVGKPEWVAEEGADTTAARGDIDRLRGRGYTVVCVAVNGSVVGLVAIGDPVKDDAAETVERMKRVGIAPVMITGDNQRTADAVAEAVGIDRVMADVLPDEKRDEIRRLQDDGERVAMVGDGINDAPALTQADIGIAIGAGTDIAIESADIVLMGDRLGGAVDAYEIGKSSYRKTKQNLIAAFSFNGIGVAAATTGLVHPVFAMIAMVLSVSVVLANSFAGQLLRGERPTTDFAAESNVPPVDTDA, encoded by the coding sequence ATGAGTCCCGCGGACGCCCAGTACGACATCGGCGGGATGTCGTGTTCGTTCTGCGCCGAGAGCATCCGCAAGGCGTACGAACGGACGGAGGGCGTCGAGGAGGTGAACGTCAGCCTCGCTCACGAAGAGGTTCGAGTCCGGTACGATAGCGGCGCGCTGGGCGAGGTCGAACTGAAGGACACGCTCCGTGACCTCGGCTACACTATCCGCGACCCGGACAAGCAGAAACGGTTCGAGGAACAGCAGAGAGAAGTCGAAGAGGCCGCCCGGCGACTGACGCTCGCGGGCGCGGCGGCCCTCGTGACCGTCGGGCTGATGCTGTTCATGATTCTCGTCCGCGGGACGTTCGAGTCGGGGGCGCTGTGGATGGACCTCGCGACGCTGAGTCTCGCAGTGGGGACGATGTTCGGCCCCGGACGCTACATCGCCGCGAAGGCCTACAACAGCCTTCGACGCCGCATCTTCAACCAGCACGTTCTCCTCGAAGCCGGCGCGTTCGCCGGTCTGATCGGGGGGGTCCTCGGGCTGTTCGTCTTCCCCGGGTTCCCGACGGTCCACTTCTTCGCCGTCTCGGTGTTCATCACGGCGTATCACATCCTCTCTGAGTACACCAGCCTCATCGTCCGGACGCGGGCGTCGCGGGCCGTTCAGGGACTTCTCGACCTCCGACCGGACACCGCCCGGCGCGTCCGCGGCGGAGAGGAGTCGGGCGCGCCCCGCGCAGACAGTGACGCGGAGGAAGTGGAGGTGACCGAACTGGAGACGGGCGACCGCGTCCGCGTCAAACCCGGAGAGAGCATCCCTGTGGACGGCACCGTACTCGACGGCGAAAGCGCCGTGGACGAAAGCGTCGCGACGGGCGAGTCCGTTCCGGTGGACAAAGCGCCGGGCGACGAGGTAATCGGCGGAAGCGTCAACGACACCGGGACGCTCCTCGTGGAAGTGACCGCGACCGGTGACGACGCGTTCCTGACTCGGGTTACGCGGCAGATAGAGGAGGCGAGGGCGATGAAACCCGGGGTCGTCCAGTTAGCGGACCGCGTGCTGAAGTACTTCGTCCCCGGCGTTCTCACCGTAGCCGTCGCCTCCTTCCTGTTTTGGGTGCTCGTCCCCGCCGTCTGGTCGGGCGGGCCGTTCGGGACCGGCCCGAACGTCCAACGCGGAGCGTTCGCGGCGTTGGCCGTACTCGTCCTCGGATATCCGTGCGCGCTCGGAATGGCGACACCGCTCGCACTCGTTCGAGGCGGCGGCATCGCAGCGAATCGGGGCATTCTGATGCGAAGCGGCGACGCCTTCCAGATTTTCCGAGACGTGGACACCGTCGTCCTCGACAAGACGGGCACTGTAACGAAGGGCGAACCCGCGGTCGAGGAGGTGGTCGCCGTCGAGTGCGCGGCGTCCGACGTGATACGCCGCGCGGCCGCCGCGGAGGCGTTCAGCGAACATCCCCTCGCGGACGCCGTCCTCGATTGCGCGGCCGAACGCGGCGTCGAGTTCCCCGACCCCGACGAGTTCGACAGCGTGACCGGCAAAGGCGTTCGCGCGGGGGTCGGCGAGGAGCGGATTCTCGTCGGGAAACCCGAGTGGGTCGCCGAAGAGGGAGCCGATACGACGGCCGCACGGGGCGATATCGACCGACTCCGGGGCCGAGGCTACACCGTCGTTTGCGTGGCCGTGAACGGATCGGTCGTCGGTCTCGTCGCCATCGGCGACCCCGTGAAAGACGACGCCGCCGAGACAGTCGAGCGAATGAAGCGGGTCGGCATCGCGCCTGTCATGATCACCGGCGACAACCAGCGAACCGCCGACGCGGTGGCGGAAGCGGTGGGCATCGACCGGGTGATGGCCGACGTGCTTCCCGACGAGAAGCGCGACGAGATACGGCGACTGCAGGACGACGGTGAACGCGTCGCGATGGTCGGCGACGGCATCAACGACGCGCCCGCACTGACGCAGGCCGACATCGGCATCGCCATCGGCGCGGGGACTGACATCGCTATCGAGTCGGCGGACATCGTGTTGATGGGTGACCGACTCGGCGGCGCGGTGGACGCCTACGAGATCGGAAAGAGCAGTTATCGGAAGACGAAGCAGAATCTCATCGCCGCGTTCTCGTTCAACGGTATCGGCGTGGCCGCCGCGACGACGGGCCTCGTCCACCCGGTGTTCGCGATGATCGCGATGGTTCTGTCCGTCTCGGTCGTTCTCGCGAACAGTTTCGCGGGGCAGTTGCTTCGGGGCGAGCGTCCCACAACGGACTTCGCGGCCGAATCCAACGTCCCTCCGGTCGATACGGACGCGTAG
- a CDS encoding heavy-metal-associated domain-containing protein: MVQRRSIDVSGMSCNGCERNVENALKNIDGVRRVEADHEAGTVEIVVEDDVTDDDLGPVIHGAGYEVVA; this comes from the coding sequence ATGGTACAACGTCGCAGTATCGACGTTTCCGGGATGTCCTGTAACGGGTGCGAACGCAACGTCGAGAACGCACTGAAGAACATCGACGGCGTGCGCCGCGTCGAAGCGGACCACGAGGCGGGTACGGTCGAAATCGTCGTAGAGGACGACGTGACTGACGACGACCTCGGACCCGTCATCCACGGCGCAGGCTACGAAGTCGTCGCTTGA
- a CDS encoding ABC transporter permease, with translation MTLLDRFLEPVVVRGLVQVAAASALAAVVLGLSYLRSLDLESELGWAFVRGFVQVIAMGAFIGVLFSVPLAWSGGVLLAMMAIAAWISKDRGGGVPGVLRVSFVAVLFGSGLVIVAMLAAGAIDATVRNLIPVGGMIIANAMKTNSLALDRFKGEVRSNRAEIEAVLALGVPPEKVISEYVTTSVRASLIPMVDSLKSLGLVYIPGMMSGMILAGANPIYAAEYQFVIMGMLFAAGGLTSMASTLLVGKYAFTEAEQLKPFEEPTDGGIRTLLNRG, from the coding sequence GTGACGCTCCTCGACCGATTCCTCGAACCGGTCGTCGTGCGGGGACTCGTCCAAGTGGCCGCCGCGTCCGCACTGGCGGCCGTCGTCCTCGGCCTCTCGTACCTCCGGAGCCTCGACCTCGAATCCGAACTCGGGTGGGCGTTCGTGCGCGGGTTCGTGCAGGTCATCGCGATGGGGGCGTTCATCGGCGTCCTGTTCTCCGTCCCGTTGGCGTGGAGCGGCGGCGTCCTCCTCGCCATGATGGCCATCGCCGCGTGGATATCGAAGGACCGCGGTGGGGGCGTCCCCGGCGTTCTGCGGGTGTCGTTCGTCGCGGTTCTGTTCGGTTCCGGCCTCGTCATCGTCGCGATGCTCGCGGCGGGGGCCATCGACGCGACGGTTCGGAACCTCATCCCCGTCGGCGGGATGATAATCGCGAACGCGATGAAGACGAACTCGCTGGCCCTCGACCGATTCAAGGGGGAGGTTCGGTCGAACCGGGCGGAGATAGAGGCGGTGCTCGCACTCGGCGTCCCCCCCGAGAAGGTGATATCCGAGTACGTGACGACCAGCGTCCGGGCGTCGCTCATCCCGATGGTGGACTCGCTGAAGAGTCTCGGACTCGTCTACATCCCGGGGATGATGTCGGGGATGATTCTGGCGGGCGCGAACCCGATTTACGCGGCGGAGTACCAGTTCGTCATCATGGGGATGCTGTTCGCGGCGGGCGGCCTCACGAGCATGGCGAGCACGCTCCTCGTCGGGAAGTACGCGTTCACGGAGGCGGAGCAACTGAAACCGTTCGAGGAACCCACCGACGGAGGGATACGGACGCTTCTAAACCGCGGGTGA
- a CDS encoding ABC transporter ATP-binding protein → MPPKLESRNLSREADGERIVDGVSLSVEEGDVLGVVGPSGAGKSSFLRLLNRLDEPTGGTVFLDGADYRTIPPRELRRRVGYVPQRPALRGGTVRENVTVGPRLRGESVDEADVARVLGRVGLRGYEDRTTDDLSGGEAQRVAIARTILNDPEALLLDEPTASLDAASEAKVESLLEELVGESNTTAVLVTHDRSQAGRLADRVAVFADGRVETVGPTKGILS, encoded by the coding sequence ATGCCGCCGAAACTCGAATCCCGAAATCTCTCCCGCGAGGCCGACGGCGAACGCATCGTTGACGGCGTCTCGCTCTCCGTCGAGGAGGGCGACGTCCTCGGAGTGGTCGGTCCGTCGGGGGCCGGGAAGTCGTCGTTCCTGCGGTTGCTCAACCGACTGGACGAACCCACGGGCGGAACCGTGTTTCTCGACGGGGCGGACTACCGGACGATTCCGCCCCGCGAACTCCGGCGTCGCGTCGGATACGTCCCTCAGCGACCGGCCCTCCGGGGCGGGACCGTCCGCGAGAACGTCACGGTCGGTCCGAGACTTCGCGGGGAGTCCGTGGACGAAGCCGACGTCGCGCGCGTCCTCGGGCGCGTCGGCCTGCGGGGGTACGAGGACCGCACCACCGACGACCTCTCCGGCGGGGAGGCCCAACGCGTCGCGATAGCCCGAACGATACTCAACGACCCGGAGGCCCTCCTCCTCGACGAACCGACCGCCAGCCTCGACGCCGCCTCCGAGGCCAAGGTCGAGTCCCTCTTGGAGGAACTCGTCGGGGAGTCGAACACGACGGCGGTGCTCGTGACCCACGACCGTTCGCAGGCCGGACGACTCGCCGACCGAGTTGCCGTCTTCGCGGACGGCCGCGTCGAAACCGTCGGTCCGACGAAGGGGATCCTCTCGTGA
- a CDS encoding DUF2703 domain-containing protein — protein MDVRPVDELGMSNHSSHPNVSVETVTPGSYPNRTVTVEFLFLDRERCDRCGDTEASLREAVDAAAAPLAELGVDIALRYVHVANEADARRARLETSPTVRVDGRDVQPDYEESECDSCGELCDCGDACGEGGIGCRIWSYRGEERESAPVGLLLEAILRAAVRGGAPARPEASFRLPENLRTFFGADAAEERRNSCC, from the coding sequence ATGGACGTCCGCCCCGTAGACGAACTCGGAATGTCGAACCACTCCTCCCACCCGAACGTCTCCGTCGAAACGGTGACGCCCGGGTCGTACCCGAACCGCACGGTGACCGTCGAGTTCCTGTTTCTGGACCGCGAGCGCTGCGACCGGTGCGGCGACACCGAGGCGTCCCTGCGGGAGGCCGTAGACGCCGCGGCGGCCCCCCTCGCCGAACTCGGCGTCGATATCGCCCTCCGGTACGTCCACGTCGCGAACGAGGCGGACGCGCGCCGCGCCCGACTCGAAACCTCCCCGACCGTCCGCGTCGACGGCCGGGACGTCCAACCCGACTACGAGGAGAGCGAGTGCGACTCCTGCGGCGAGTTGTGCGACTGCGGCGACGCCTGCGGCGAGGGCGGAATCGGCTGTCGGATCTGGTCGTACCGCGGCGAGGAACGCGAGTCGGCCCCCGTCGGACTGCTACTGGAGGCGATTCTGCGCGCGGCAGTCCGCGGGGGCGCGCCCGCACGACCCGAGGCGTCCTTCCGACTGCCGGAGAACCTCCGGACCTTCTTCGGGGCGGACGCCGCAGAGGAGCGACGAAACTCGTGTTGCTGA
- a CDS encoding alpha/beta hydrolase family protein, producing the protein MRVHFSGKAFDYQTLRAMSYTSFGGAEIGEVLTTAERIGKRDTESWHEEWRRTAERVEGLAEEAAETGRERTARRAYFRAHTYFRTAEFFLAADDARRRRTYERSREAFRAAAERLDSPATRVEIPYEDTRLPGYLFVPGEGGAPRPTVVCLGGFDSVAEELYFLCGVPEALARGYAVLLFDGPGQGAPLREEGLTARPDWEHVVGPAVDRAAELPSVDGGRIGLLGASFGGYYAPRAAAFDDRVAALVAFDHMHDLYRASEYDAPRLARAMRLAPDAAVNALASLGGRVSLESRWLMENSKWVFGVDSAAELQRTLPEYSLSGAADRIDCPTLVLAGEDDHFVPLGLAEEFADELTCPTTVRVFRTEEGAAEHCQVGNLTLASDVIYDWLDETLAAG; encoded by the coding sequence ATGCGAGTCCACTTCTCCGGGAAGGCGTTCGACTACCAGACGCTCCGGGCGATGTCGTACACGTCGTTCGGCGGCGCGGAGATAGGGGAGGTGCTGACGACGGCGGAGCGAATCGGGAAGCGGGACACCGAGTCGTGGCACGAGGAGTGGCGTCGGACCGCCGAACGCGTCGAGGGACTGGCCGAGGAGGCGGCCGAGACGGGGCGGGAGCGAACCGCCCGGAGGGCGTACTTCCGGGCGCACACGTACTTCCGGACGGCGGAGTTCTTCCTCGCCGCCGACGACGCCCGGCGACGCCGGACGTACGAACGCAGTCGGGAGGCGTTCCGGGCCGCCGCCGAACGCCTCGATTCGCCGGCGACGCGCGTCGAGATTCCGTACGAGGACACTCGCCTGCCGGGCTACCTGTTCGTCCCGGGGGAGGGAGGCGCCCCCCGCCCCACCGTCGTCTGCCTCGGCGGATTCGACTCCGTGGCGGAGGAGTTGTACTTCCTCTGCGGCGTCCCGGAGGCGTTGGCGCGCGGGTACGCCGTCCTCCTGTTCGACGGGCCGGGACAGGGCGCGCCCCTCCGCGAGGAGGGACTGACGGCGCGCCCCGACTGGGAACACGTCGTCGGCCCGGCGGTGGACCGCGCGGCGGAACTCCCGTCGGTGGACGGGGGGCGAATCGGACTTCTCGGGGCCAGTTTCGGCGGGTACTACGCCCCGCGGGCGGCGGCGTTCGACGACAGGGTCGCGGCACTCGTCGCGTTCGACCACATGCACGACCTGTACCGCGCCTCGGAGTACGACGCGCCGCGACTCGCGCGGGCGATGCGCCTCGCCCCGGACGCGGCGGTGAACGCTCTCGCGTCCCTCGGCGGGCGAGTCAGCCTCGAGTCGCGGTGGCTGATGGAGAACTCCAAGTGGGTGTTCGGCGTCGACTCCGCCGCGGAACTCCAGCGGACGTTACCGGAGTACTCGCTTTCGGGCGCGGCCGACCGAATCGACTGCCCGACACTCGTCCTCGCGGGCGAGGACGACCATTTCGTCCCCCTCGGACTCGCAGAGGAGTTCGCGGACGAACTGACCTGCCCGACGACGGTTCGCGTCTTCCGGACCGAGGAAGGGGCCGCCGAACACTGTCAGGTCGGCAACCTGACGCTCGCGTCCGACGTGATATACGACTGGTTGGACGAGACGCTGGCGGCGGGGTGA
- a CDS encoding GNAT family N-acetyltransferase, which yields MSDLFPAAVETSRLRLERVGHEAIGVRELYGVVSSDDGIEDVTEHAPWSPHENPKETAEFLERCEKQFRDGENADYVIRLREGEEGAGEFAGMCGLNCEWDRDSAELGVWLRKRFWGRGYSGERARALMRLAFERLDFGLVAVGAAAENDRSRRAVEKYVESAGGRFEGVVRHGLAFADGSVRDEARYSVSREEWCGSDAERSSASVRFFDSLDGD from the coding sequence GTGAGCGACCTCTTTCCCGCCGCCGTCGAGACGAGTCGCCTCCGACTCGAACGCGTCGGTCACGAGGCGATCGGCGTCCGCGAACTCTACGGAGTCGTCTCGTCGGACGACGGCATCGAGGACGTGACCGAACACGCGCCGTGGTCGCCGCACGAGAACCCGAAGGAGACGGCGGAGTTCCTCGAACGGTGCGAGAAGCAGTTCCGAGACGGCGAGAACGCCGACTACGTGATTCGCCTCCGCGAGGGCGAAGAGGGGGCCGGAGAGTTCGCGGGCATGTGCGGGCTGAACTGCGAGTGGGACCGAGACAGCGCGGAACTCGGCGTCTGGCTCAGAAAGCGGTTCTGGGGCCGCGGGTACTCCGGCGAACGCGCCCGCGCCCTGATGCGCCTCGCCTTCGAACGACTCGACTTCGGCCTCGTCGCCGTCGGCGCGGCCGCGGAGAACGACCGTTCCCGGCGGGCGGTCGAGAAGTACGTCGAATCCGCCGGCGGCCGGTTCGAGGGCGTCGTCCGTCACGGACTGGCGTTCGCCGACGGGTCGGTCCGCGACGAGGCCCGCTACTCCGTCTCGCGAGAGGAGTGGTGCGGGTCCGACGCCGAACGGTCGTCGGCGTCGGTTCGGTTCTTCGACTCCCTCGACGGCGACTGA
- a CDS encoding GNAT family N-acetyltransferase — protein MSETPAVTIRPYESDDAAGLWDRKREFELGIGSETGDEGTLTMYEEKLTADYRARWLHWVERCVEEDPDSVTVAVVEGDAGDGDDTGDADAEVDADAGDNDEYEVVGYSFVLPESLSFVWDAAVLNEIFVLPEYRGTGVADDLMEAALDCAKDQDLPLDRMVLDVDRQNERAQSFYERYGFEHWGEMIAREL, from the coding sequence ATGAGCGAGACGCCAGCCGTGACGATTCGTCCGTACGAGAGCGACGACGCCGCCGGACTCTGGGACAGAAAGCGCGAGTTCGAACTCGGAATCGGGTCGGAGACGGGCGACGAGGGGACACTGACGATGTACGAGGAGAAACTGACCGCCGACTACCGCGCGCGGTGGCTTCACTGGGTCGAACGCTGCGTCGAGGAGGACCCCGACAGCGTGACCGTCGCCGTCGTCGAGGGCGATGCGGGTGACGGCGACGACACCGGCGACGCCGACGCCGAGGTAGACGCCGATGCGGGCGACAACGACGAGTACGAAGTCGTCGGCTACTCGTTCGTCCTGCCGGAGTCGCTGTCGTTCGTCTGGGACGCCGCCGTCCTCAACGAGATCTTCGTCCTGCCGGAGTACCGCGGGACGGGCGTCGCCGACGACCTGATGGAGGCGGCACTCGACTGCGCGAAGGACCAAGACCTCCCCTTAGACCGGATGGTGCTCGACGTGGACCGGCAGAACGAACGGGCGCAGTCGTTCTACGAGCGGTACGGCTTCGAACACTGGGGCGAGATGATAGCCCGCGAACTGTAG
- a CDS encoding metal-dependent hydrolase, whose protein sequence is MPSTLVHVAVGGLLGAGLHGAGFDRRAAAVVFVAAAFPDVDTFFGFVLPGAHRALFHTFLLPAALVAAVAYDTRVRSVSRLRTRFGPRGVRLAWVGIVTLVGGGILPDLFTNGVNAFYPLHDAFYTVNGQFYLSNRQGVVQTFVDLSPSEPASRTTGNFHYSTGADPSPGADPENVERIFPIAMSGTRLMLLVLSAFVVGARLRENERSAEEEAVAGTADAETDATPAASQDSAR, encoded by the coding sequence ATGCCATCGACGCTCGTCCACGTCGCAGTCGGGGGACTCCTCGGGGCCGGACTCCACGGGGCGGGGTTCGACCGGCGCGCCGCCGCCGTCGTCTTCGTCGCCGCCGCCTTCCCGGACGTAGACACCTTCTTCGGGTTCGTCCTCCCCGGCGCGCACCGAGCGCTCTTCCACACGTTCCTCCTCCCGGCCGCCCTCGTCGCCGCCGTCGCCTACGACACCCGCGTTCGCTCCGTCTCGCGCCTCCGGACGCGGTTCGGCCCCCGCGGCGTCCGACTGGCGTGGGTGGGCATCGTCACCCTCGTCGGCGGGGGCATCCTCCCGGACCTGTTCACAAACGGCGTCAACGCGTTCTACCCGCTTCACGACGCGTTCTACACGGTGAACGGGCAGTTCTACCTGTCGAACCGGCAGGGAGTCGTCCAGACGTTCGTGGACCTCTCGCCTTCGGAACCGGCGTCGCGGACGACGGGGAACTTCCACTACAGCACCGGCGCGGACCCATCCCCCGGCGCGGACCCGGAGAACGTCGAGCGAATCTTCCCGATCGCGATGTCCGGCACGCGACTGATGCTCCTCGTTCTCTCGGCGTTCGTCGTCGGCGCGCGCCTGCGGGAGAACGAGCGTTCGGCGGAGGAGGAGGCGGTGGCGGGGACGGCGGACGCCGAGACGGACGCGACGCCCGCCGCGAGTCAGGACTCGGCGCGGTAG
- a CDS encoding helix-turn-helix domain-containing protein, translating to MTTVPRDELARRIAGEITLSDDPGATLRKWRTDFDISQTALAGQLDVSSSVISDYESGRRESPGIGVVRRMVEALLDIDESRGGERIRQYARVISAGFESDIVQDLREYPTSMPLERLYEAMDAKELVRGDHDQISGHTVINSIEAITRLSSEEFYRLYGQSTSRALIFTGVSRGESPLVAMRVVNPTPHAVVLHGLDEEDLWEHAPALATIDGFSLAISNRDLDDTLEDLRKLP from the coding sequence GTGACGACCGTTCCGCGGGACGAACTGGCCCGGCGCATCGCGGGCGAGATAACGCTGAGCGACGACCCCGGCGCGACGCTCCGAAAGTGGCGCACCGACTTCGACATCTCCCAGACGGCGCTTGCGGGACAACTCGACGTCTCCTCGTCGGTCATCTCCGACTACGAGAGCGGTCGGCGCGAGAGCCCCGGCATCGGCGTCGTCAGGCGGATGGTCGAGGCCCTCCTCGACATCGACGAGTCCAGGGGCGGCGAACGCATCCGGCAGTACGCCCGCGTCATCTCCGCGGGGTTCGAGAGCGACATCGTCCAAGACCTGAGGGAGTACCCCACGTCGATGCCGCTGGAACGCCTCTACGAGGCGATGGACGCGAAAGAACTCGTCCGCGGCGACCACGACCAGATAAGCGGTCACACGGTGATAAACAGCATCGAGGCCATCACCCGCCTCTCCTCGGAAGAGTTCTACCGCCTCTACGGCCAATCGACGAGTCGCGCGCTGATATTCACGGGCGTCAGCCGCGGCGAGTCGCCCCTCGTCGCCATGCGCGTCGTCAACCCGACGCCGCACGCTGTCGTCCTCCACGGACTCGACGAGGAGGACCTGTGGGAACACGCGCCCGCCCTCGCCACCATCGACGGCTTCTCGCTGGCGATTTCGAACCGGGATTTGGACGACACGCTCGAAGACCTGCGGAAACTCCCGTAG
- a CDS encoding ArsR/SmtB family transcription factor has product MTGWDADSAFDLLGNELARKILVLTSEDALSAEELTRRCDVSQPTVYRRLDALESYDMVAEKIQYDADGNHYSAYECRLEELRFGVEDGGFTVDIQLRRTVAGDGESVSRRSATGGVGDVGDTDTR; this is encoded by the coding sequence ATGACCGGCTGGGACGCCGACAGCGCGTTCGACCTCTTGGGGAACGAACTCGCGCGGAAGATTCTCGTCCTCACGAGTGAGGACGCCCTGTCGGCCGAGGAACTCACGCGGCGCTGCGACGTGTCGCAACCGACGGTCTACCGACGACTCGACGCCCTCGAATCGTACGACATGGTGGCCGAGAAGATACAGTACGACGCCGACGGCAACCACTACTCGGCGTACGAGTGCCGCCTCGAAGAACTCCGGTTCGGCGTCGAAGACGGCGGCTTCACCGTCGATATCCAGTTGCGACGAACCGTCGCGGGCGACGGCGAATCGGTGTCGCGGCGGAGTGCGACGGGCGGCGTCGGGGACGTGGGCGACACCGACACCCGCTGA